The Thamnophis elegans isolate rThaEle1 chromosome Z, rThaEle1.pri, whole genome shotgun sequence DNA window caGAGTTAAACAACAGGGAACAACTTATTAGGAGAAACTCTTAATaaatgaaacttttcttttctcaaATACATGGTGCTTCTCTATTTTGGCTTCCAGTGCTGTTTAATAGGCTGCATATATTTCCTTAAATGTTATGTAATAATTATTAAGCCAGAAGTAAACACATAGGAACAACTTGTTAAGAGGACTTACAAATAATGGAAACATAACTGCTTATTTCTGCTATTTCTCACTTTagtatgttttcttttaattttccatttttattaatttatatttttatgttatgaAATTTTTTGTCTTGTACTTATTGAATAGAAGGTTCTTGGAAGTTTTCTATTTTAGAATATACGTATTAAGAATGTCTCAATAATCCATTGTAGTCAACACAATATGGTCATTGCTTGTGTACATACTTTCACATATTGAAGCTTCCATGTTTTCTAGGCCATTTTCTCCTTTTACACTAATGCacacctctctccccctccccacatgatTCTATTGTAGTCTGATGCTGTAACGAAGAATTTCAGTTGAGCTTCACAGCACTAAAATTGCAACTTGCTATTGCTGTACACTATTATTTAGATGAGTACCCATAAACATTATTTAAATGACTAAATAAAAGTAAATCCATCTAGCCACTATATGCATTTGTTAAAGTGGGATGCACTTCATGAAACCTGATGCCTTCAATAAACTTTGTATATTGGAAGAGGTCCTATTAAGTTCCTTGTCGTTTGTTTCTTAAATCTAGTTGCATCTCCCGGCCTTAGGGAAATGGGATTTGAGAGTGTGGGATACTCATGGTGATGCAAGTATTAGATTGTCAGATTTGAGACAGTAGATTTAGTAGCTTCCTTTAGGGCCATCTTGGATGATCTATATGAAACTACTAGGGATAATTATCAGAGAGACTTGCTCTGGGTTCCATTTGAATACAAATGACTGGATGCATCTTCCAagtggaatattgcatccagttctgatcaACATGATATAAAAAGACACCGAGTCTCTGCaaataatgcagagaagagcaacaagaatgactAAAGtgctggatgctaaaacataccatgattacaggaattgggtgtgtctagtgtAATGCAAAGAAAGGCTAGGGGTGGCTTGACAGCCCTGGCCCAATATTTGAAGAGCTCCCACAAAGATGAGGTGGGTTAACTATTTTTCAAACTGCCAAAACACAATACAAGacacaatggttggaaactaacaaaagagagaaacaaccttgaactaaggagaagctcctaactgtgagaacaatcaaccaatggaatagcttgccatcAGAGgttgtagatgcttcatcactgatggctttcaaaaagagactggataaccatttgtgtaaaatgacatagggtctcctgctagagcaggggtttggactagaagatctctgaggtcacttccaactctttcTAAATACTATGACTTCTTGACATGTGTCTCATTTCCATCATTTTAGGGTATTAATAGCAAAACTATTTGACATGGCTGGTAGATGAGTAATCAGGACCTATTACAATATAAtatctattttgtatttcttggCTTAATCTGCAAATAGGCTACCTATCTCAAATTGAAACTCTGGCGCCATCATGCCACAACAATCAACTGAGGTCTTGCTTTATCCAACATGATTCTGCCTATATGTAGTAGTGAGGTCTTCAGTAGATGCCAAGTATAATGCCCCACCCTTTCTCTAAGAGGGAAATGAACTGCAAACTATGGATTGTACAGTAACATTACATGATACTGTAATGTTTCCCTTGGAGATCCTAACATATTTTTCTTGGCCCTTTGGCTTCTGGTTTTTAATATCTCTTTCAAGACCTCCCATTCAAATGGGCTCTTGTTGATCTTGATGACTATCTAGGAGGAAGGCTGACCATTATTATTGCTACCTATATTGATTATTCCTTATATGTAATATTGTTCTTATTTTTCCTGAATGAATAGGTTGAGATACTATATTAATGTtgttctgaataaataaatatttgaaagtaTAAATAGACAAATATCAACTGATATTTCTGAATTCTGCTTCAGATAATGTTTAACCTTACATAGTTCAATTCTAGTTGCAACAAGAAGTCTCTAGTTCTATCGCTGACTGATCACATAATACTCATGTTGGAAGCACCAAGGCATTTCTGGATTAAAAGAATTAGacagtgacatcaccattgcccgAGGGATGCCCAGTTGGGAATTCTTTTCATGTCAATGGCAAGAGTTGGAgggaaggatgggagctcaccccacccCATGGCATCACTTGGATCTCAAAAATAGACTTGTCAAATCAGTGTCCTAACCGCACAAGCCACCATGCTTCTATTGACTGataaaaacaacttttaaaaaaggaTCACAACTGTCCTATTTTATCAGTAAAATCCAAAAATAAACAGTGTTCAATGTTAATGTTGTGTCTAAAGGGAGTAGAATGAGGTATTAGAGAGTACAATAATATATATATGAAGGATGATAATAACTTAAAGACTAAAGAATTAAAAAGATCAATGGCAATAATTGGTTACCTGTCTAAATGCTTACTAAAAAGTTACTGGGATGCAATAGATTGTCAGGCAATCTTGGAGACTAGTCATACAATgctacatgtatttattttatttattgatatttcattttttaaactgcCAGTGTACCTTAGATAGGACTTTACATGCAAAGTATCTCTTTAATGTTTGACAGTATATGTGTCCATCTGATTCTCTCTTTCTATCAcataatattttcttaatatgcttaATAGTTGTTTTTGTATTAGTCTTCATAATGCACATCCAGTACTGGGTGAAAAATGAGTATTATTTAGtggtaataaagaaaatttaaatagAGAACTTGTCTCCAACCTATAATTACTGAAATTACTGAGTGTGGTTAATTCTATTTTTTCAGACTTGGTATACATTAGGTATATGTATTAGGTATACATTACATTAGAATTATGGCCTCAGTGGAGAATGGGAGTGTTCAAAGAAATCAGTGACTGTTTAAATCAGATTAGAAAACAGTGGAGAAATGTCAGAATAAGATAATTGAGAGTTTACATTATGATGAAACAACTGTTGCTTTCAATTTTGTTCCTATCACCAACAGTATGTATGGCTGAAATGGCAGATGATCCGATTCCCTTTCTACACAATTATTTCCAAGCTGGTGGTTTTATCATTGGTGGTATCACATCTCTTATCACCATCCCTACAACCCCTCCTACTTTCAATGAAGCTCCCCACCATTCATTCAATGATGAATTTCTGTGAGAaaccttctttctcttccctctttcttctatttctatCTGTATGCAAGTATGTATCTGTGTACTGGTGCTTAGGTATCTGGTTATACTTACTTCACAATGTTATTCAATGTTATTCATATTGAAATGTATGCCcgtaaaataaaaatgacagtGTGCATCTTTCATCATTGATCCTTGATGTACTAACTATAAAAGGTGCCTAGACTATATTTGAGACTAAAGGAAATTGACTTCCTTATCAGAAAATGACTTTAAACAAATAACATGATAAGAAGGATTTTTCATTAGTTATGTCAAAGATAAATGAGAATagcattatttaattttatttttgtattttatttagtttgtcaagatGTATGAGAAAGCaagtataaatatgaatataacatataatatataagtataagcaggtataagtatatagataataaatgagtacaaataaatggaaacagtaggacaggcacgctggtgtgcttatgcatgctcctttacagacctcttaggaatagggtgaggtccacggtagacagtttaaggttaaagtttggggggggggggtttgaagatataacaacagagtcaggtaatacattccaggcattgaccacactGTTGCGGAAgtagtattttctgcaatcaagtttgaattgatttactttgagtttgtatctattgtttgcccatgtattattgtggtcaAAGCATTGgccaaataaaaaatattttatagtgCCACAGGCTGCCCTATTTTTAGTCCACAAAATAGATGCAACCAActagaaagagggggaaaatctAAAGAAATGAAATGATAGTTCTACAGAAAATTTATTCTTGTTCCATGCAAAGTAATCCACACATAAACCATCAAAAATGCATGAAATAAAAGTCTGAAATGGTTTATCTGAAATGGCATGTTATATTATAGAGCGCTTCAATGATGCATACATTTAAAATAGGTCTCTGAGAATTTCCCTTGATATGATATTTAATCATGATTGCAGTGTTCTTACCAAGTACTATCAACATATTTTGGCTTTGGTAtttgctgtgaaggagatcaaTGAAACCCCTCATATCTTACCGAACATCACTCTAGGATGCAGAATGTATGATAACTATGCTGGAAGATATACATCGTATGCCACTATAAAACTTTTCTCCAGACAGAAGAAATTCATCCCCAATTATAAGTGTGAAATCCAGAACAAACTCCTTTCAGTCATTGGAGCACTTTATTCTGGAATCTCTTTCACGATGGCACGTATTTTGAGCATCTACAAAGTTCCACAGGTGGGAGTTAAGAAATTTAATATCTGGTCCATAATTTCCTGCATTTTGTAGACTTTGATGGATTATTTTTTATTGAAcacataaaataatattaacttattacaataataaatataaagTATTTTGGAATTTAACAAAgtggtaaaaagccattttgatcagATTAAAGAGAATGTGAAGTATACAAGTGTTAGAATGTATTAATTTTCCACATAGCTCCTAATGTTCTCATACAGATCGTCATCATAAAAAAGAGGGTTTCTAAGGCATAACTTCTATTAAAGTTGTAACAAAAGTGATATATGTCATTTGCTGATTacatttcttccctttcttccttgatgcattaatattaaataaaggaaaaataatcaACGATTTCCCTGAATGATTGTTATGGCCCATCAAGTCAATCCTAATTTCCAGTAACTGAGGTTTATGGACTTATTTATAAGAAATTATGTCTTTaggttaaaataaaattaaaaacctgaTTAATTTTAAACCCTGTATTAAATGGACATATTGAGTCATTTCACAGAATGCCCAGCTCTCTTGTACATATCAAGGTCTCTACAAgcaatttaaacaatttaaactccaataggTAAGCTCAATGAAACATAGTAAGTGTAGTGGGATAGTCTTGGACTGAAACAATCTTAGCACTGAAACTAATTGTATCAGTCAACCTTTGTCAGACCTTCTTTAATATTTCTTGTTGGGAAAGGAAACTATAAGAcatatgcataaataaataaatgaaaggaatCAATTACAAGTGGGAGTTCTCTTACATCAAATGACCCTACCTATCTTGTGAAAACAAGGGAAATGGCCCCTGTTTCTCATTGCAgtattttcttccttctcatttgagTATAACTATATTATAGTTAATGGAATGCAATCTATAAATAtttaggagaaaggaaaagacaaaTAAATTCATTCTCCATCAAGCAAGGTGGAGCACAAAGTTTATACCATAGATGGAAAAGCTTGACATCTCCCAATATACTGATGTAACATATTGTGAAAATACAATTATCATGATAAAAGAGGGAACATACGTAGccaatatgtatatatttctgcATAATAATTCTGTAATATTCTTTTAACACATCGGTCACTCCATATCCAAAGATAAAAAGTGGAAACTGAATTTTGTGTCACAGTGTCACAATGCAGGGATTGTCTTTTGTCCCTTCTTCAAACCCATTGATAATCAtgatttaaatgaaaatatataattgctATTCTTCTCCAAATTTTTCAACTCTCCTTTCAACAGATCACATATGGTTCTCCTCTACATAAGAATGATAATTCTGAAGCACATTCTTTCTATCAGATGGCCCCAAATGAATCCTATCAATACAGGGCAATTGTGCAGCTTCTTTTGCACTTCAGATGGAAATGGATTGGAATCATATTTAAAGATGAAGATGGAGAAAGATTTGGACGTACTATTTCCTCCATGTTTTCTCTTCACAGAATTTGTGTTGCTTTCTTGAAAAGACTCAAGCCATTTTATCTAGGTACTGTTCTTGATGATCTGGATTGGCTAGGGGAAATGTACCTTTTCTTTATGAGAAGTAATGCCAAAGTCGTGATAATTTATGAAAGAAATATTGTGATTTTGAGAACATTACTCTACCTACCAGAAATGGAATTTGTGCCTAAGAAACCAAAAGGGAAAGTGTGGATCTTGGTGGCTCAGAGTGATCTTGCATCATATTCCTATCAAAGGAAATGGGATATCCAAGTCCTTCATGGTGCTCTGTCTCTCACTGTTCATTCAAATGAAGTTCCAGGTTTCCAACAGTTTCTTCGGACTGTAAACCCTTTCTTATCTAAAAATGATGGCTATTTCAAAGATGTGTGGATACATGCATTTGACTGTGCATTTCCCAAACTTCTAACCAAGGAACCTGATGACACTTGCACTGGGCAAGAAAAACTGGAGACACTTCCTGGAGGTTTTTTTGAAATGAGTATGAGTAGCCATAGCTACAGTGTATATAATTCAATCCATGCAGTAGCACATTCCATACAGGCCATATGGTCATCTTCCTTCAGACGCAGAGGGAATGCATTCGAACACACATTTCTTCAAGatctgcagccatggcaggtaataAAGCATGTTTCTCATTTATTATGTTATTAATTAGTGTTTGTGCAATTATTGCATTTTAATCATCTATAAGATTTTGGGGTCTACCTTTATAACTAAGGAATCTGAAATATGATTTCTGCCTCATTCTTAgaataacagcaacaataactATTATTGTTTAGCACAGCACCAGCAGTAATAGTTATATTAATGCTTTTTCAGATCCAGTTTGTTGTAATAGTTAAAGCAACAGACTGGCAATTGGGACAATACGAAATCATTCTGACCTTAGCCACAAGGTAGTTGGGTAAGATTCaactagtcattctctctcagtcctaggaataAGACAATGGTGCTATTTCAGAAATCTTACAAAAAAACTGTAGGGTTAGTCAAGGCCATTACCAAAAGAAAAACACCAATTCCAA harbors:
- the LOC116521552 gene encoding vomeronasal type-2 receptor 26-like; the encoded protein is MADDPIPFLHNYFQAGGFIIGGITSLITIPTTPPTFNEAPHHSFNDEFLVLTKYYQHILALVFAVKEINETPHILPNITLGCRMYDNYAGRYTSYATIKLFSRQKKFIPNYKCEIQNKLLSVIGALYSGISFTMARILSIYKVPQITYGSPLHKNDNSEAHSFYQMAPNESYQYRAIVQLLLHFRWKWIGIIFKDEDGERFGRTISSMFSLHRICVAFLKRLKPFYLGTVLDDLDWLGEMYLFFMRSNAKVVIIYERNIVILRTLLYLPEMEFVPKKPKGKVWILVAQSDLASYSYQRKWDIQVLHGALSLTVHSNEVPGFQQFLRTVNPFLSKNDGYFKDVWIHAFDCAFPKLLTKEPDDTCTGQEKLETLPGGFFEMSMSSHSYSVYNSIHAVAHSIQAIWSSSFRRRGNAFEHTFLQDLQPWQLHSFLKRVTFNNSAEDQVSFDQNGELITGFDIVNWITFPNQSIHKIKVGKLEPWASSSKVFTIHEDALTWPSSFNQTVPISTCTDSCLPGYFKQKQEGKQFCCYDCLICPEGKISSQHDMDNCLECPQDQYASKKRDSCIRKTITFLSNDDPLGMSLAILAISFSLFTLLVLGTFLKYHHTPIVKANNRDLTYMLLVSLLFCFLCTLLFLIPPGNIICLFRQISFAIVFSMAVSCVLAKTIIVLLAFMATKPGSRVRKWVGRKLAISIVLSCSLIQAAICTIWLATFPPYPDMDLHSETAEIILQCNEGSSIMFYSVLGYMGFLATSSFTVAFLSKNLPSSFNEAKFITFSMLIFCSVWVSFVPSYLSTKGKYMVAVEIFSILASSAALLGCIFFPKCFLIFLRPHLNVREELIRKKL